One part of the Coleofasciculus sp. FACHB-T130 genome encodes these proteins:
- a CDS encoding Uma2 family endonuclease has product MTISKNFYISKEDYLEGERVSPIKHEYRRGQVYAMVGAKKPHIIIAGNLVTLFNNHLEHAPCIVLSSDIKVRLESADCYYYPDVAVTCDERDTNSTDDFILYPILVIEVLSPSTAAFDRGEKFADYQTSPSLREYVLIHQSQMSVECFRLSDSGNWVSQIYRQGDEVYFASIDFRCDIASIYRKVPGLQNADA; this is encoded by the coding sequence GAGAGCGAGTCAGTCCTATCAAACATGAGTATAGGCGAGGGCAAGTTTATGCAATGGTAGGGGCAAAGAAGCCTCATATTATTATTGCTGGCAACTTAGTTACTTTGTTCAATAATCACCTTGAACACGCCCCCTGCATTGTTCTTTCTTCAGATATTAAAGTCAGGCTTGAGTCAGCAGACTGCTATTACTATCCCGATGTTGCAGTAACTTGCGATGAGCGGGATACAAACTCTACAGATGACTTCATCCTCTATCCCATCTTGGTCATTGAAGTGCTATCTCCCTCAACAGCAGCTTTTGATAGAGGAGAGAAATTTGCTGACTATCAAACGTCGCCATCTTTACGAGAATATGTGTTAATTCATCAATCTCAGATGAGTGTCGAGTGTTTTCGCCTTTCCGATTCAGGCAATTGGGTTTCTCAAATCTACCGCCAAGGAGATGAAGTTTACTTTGCAAGTATCGATTTTCGCTGCGATATTGCCTCCATCTATCGAAAAGTCCCTGGACTTCAGAATGCTGATGCGTGA
- a CDS encoding pentapeptide repeat-containing protein, which translates to MANEEHLALVKQGVEVWNKWKNENSDIIADFSGNIVHIWYIREAEFRGINVGNSNSYVSTRDAKFLPTNLNKINLEGANLSRANLSEIDFRGANLSRANLSGANLNDADLTKANLSNADLSGALINGTNLTKANLSNANLSGAGIDFTDFTGTQLNRTKFARVKFNSEGIHLPKGYPSNFVFKFNLGRADLSEANLRGFDLSDASLFGVSLKEADLSEANLMGADLSRTDLRGANLTRTQALSTNFTYAKFTGICLEDWNINRDTNLNNVICDYVYLQNNQQERRPISRDFAPREFTKLFQKALKTVDLVFLDGIDWQAFLASFLKLRIVSGSDEISIQSFENKNDAFIIRVNIPATADKAEIEKYLKREYELKAQLEARNQQLADFRQHYAGLEEIAKLLASRSINIEARAVATSESMSEAYKSKYDQRGAQIGSQVDSAQSGSRQQSINKQYNYAPEQRQNLVEAAAEIQQLLEQLSQAYPTSTNAEKMAVVAEAADRIERNPPLKARVINALKVGGTEAFKEVIDHPLVNILVATIEGWQDAE; encoded by the coding sequence TTGTTCACATATGGTATATACGGGAAGCTGAATTCAGAGGAATTAATGTCGGTAATTCTAATTCTTATGTCTCTACTCGTGATGCTAAATTTTTACCAACTAATTTAAATAAAATTAACCTTGAGGGCGCTAACTTAAGTAGAGCGAATCTTAGTGAGATTGATTTTAGAGGAGCAAACTTGAGCAGGGCGAACCTTAGTGGAGCTAACCTAAACGATGCTGACCTGACTAAAGCTAATCTAAGCAATGCTGACCTGAGTGGGGCACTCATTAATGGAACCAATCTAACTAAAGCTAATCTGAGCAATGCTAATCTGAGTGGAGCTGGTATCGATTTTACCGATTTTACTGGAACACAGTTAAATAGAACTAAGTTTGCTAGGGTTAAATTTAATAGTGAGGGTATTCATCTGCCGAAGGGTTATCCAAGCAATTTTGTATTCAAGTTTAACCTCGGTAGGGCTGACCTTAGTGAGGCTAACCTCAGAGGGTTTGACCTGAGTGATGCTAGTCTCTTTGGAGTTAGTTTGAAAGAAGCTGATCTTAGTGAGGCTAACCTCATGGGTGCCGATTTAAGTAGAACTGACCTTAGAGGAGCAAATCTTACTAGAACCCAAGCTTTATCAACAAACTTCACTTACGCAAAGTTTACTGGAATTTGTTTAGAAGATTGGAATATTAATAGGGATACAAACCTCAACAATGTTATCTGTGACTATGTTTATCTACAGAATAATCAACAGGAACGTCGTCCTATTAGCCGAGACTTTGCACCAAGAGAGTTTACTAAACTATTCCAAAAGGCTCTGAAGACGGTTGACTTAGTATTTCTGGATGGAATTGATTGGCAAGCATTCCTTGCGTCATTCTTAAAGCTCAGAATTGTGAGTGGCAGTGATGAGATATCGATACAATCTTTTGAGAACAAGAATGATGCCTTTATCATCCGGGTAAATATCCCAGCCACTGCGGATAAGGCAGAAATTGAGAAGTACCTGAAACGGGAGTATGAGCTAAAAGCCCAGCTCGAAGCTCGGAATCAACAACTAGCAGACTTCCGTCAGCACTATGCTGGTCTAGAGGAAATTGCTAAGCTGTTGGCTAGCAGATCCATCAATATTGAAGCGAGAGCTGTAGCAACGAGTGAATCTATGTCAGAAGCTTACAAATCTAAGTATGATCAACGCGGTGCCCAGATTGGTAGTCAGGTTGACTCGGCTCAAAGTGGCAGTCGCCAGCAGTCTATCAACAAACAATACAATTATGCACCAGAGCAGAGACAAAACCTTGTAGAGGCAGCAGCAGAGATTCAGCAACTCTTAGAGCAACTGTCGCAGGCCTACCCAACCTCAACAAATGCCGAAAAAATGGCGGTTGTAGCTGAGGCGGCTGATCGAATCGAGAGAAACCCACCACTCAAAGCACGGGTTATTAACGCTCTTAAGGTAGGAGGGACTGAGGCGTTTAAAGAGGTAATTGACCACCCATTGGTTAATATTTTGGTGGCTACTATTGAAGGCTGGCAAGACGCAGAGTAG